The Anabaena sphaerica FACHB-251 nucleotide sequence GGGGATTCCTCAAGCAAACATTGTGATGGTACTGAGAAATTCTTAGAGGAAACGCCAAGATAATATTTAATACCAAAGAAATTACTGGAGAATTTTCTTAGAGGAAACCAGGAATTACAAAACAGGGTAAAGAAGTTACTATATATACATAGATGTTTAAAAACCCAAAATTATGAACAAACTATGGAAATATGGAGCAATTACAGGCATAATGTTTACAATGTTGGTACTAGATGTATCATCAGCATTGTCAGCACCCAAACCCAAGTATTCCAGATGTAAGAATAGTCAGGAATATTGTTTACGAAGGGGAGACAGGGGAAGATTAGTTGATGACTTAATTGGTGGTTTAATCTGCGTTGGTATTGATAATGTCAATTCTGAGAAAAAAGATGACCCCGATTATGCGGTGTTTACTGAAAAAGTAGAAAATGCAGTCAAGGAATTTCAGAAAACTGCCAATATCAAACCCGATGGCATTGCTAGACCTGCGACTATCAAAGCTATTCAATATGGTTGTTAAACTCTGGTCTTTTGGGTGTTCCTGATTTTGTAGCCTATGCAATCGCAGTTTCCCCTAAGAATTACA carries:
- a CDS encoding peptidoglycan-binding domain-containing protein, whose protein sequence is MNKLWKYGAITGIMFTMLVLDVSSALSAPKPKYSRCKNSQEYCLRRGDRGRLVDDLIGGLICVGIDNVNSEKKDDPDYAVFTEKVENAVKEFQKTANIKPDGIARPATIKAIQYGC